One region of Trinickia violacea genomic DNA includes:
- the carA gene encoding glutamine-hydrolyzing carbamoyl-phosphate synthase small subunit gives MLPSFSPAILALADGTVFRGYSIGAPGHTIGEVVFNTAITGYQEILTDPSYARQIVTLTYPHIGNVGVNAEDVEATKVHAAGLIVRDLPVLASNFRMERTLSQYLQDEGVVAIAGIDTRKLTRVLRDKGAQSGCILAGSDDEAKAIELARSFPGLAGMDLAKVVSTTKPFEWTQTEWRLGEGYGAQRTPKYRVVAFDYGVKHNILRMLAERGCHVTVLPAQASAAEALALNPDGVFLSNGPGDPEPCDYAIAATKTFIERGVPTFGICLGHQIMGLAVGAKTMKMKTGHHGANHPVKDLTDGRVVITSQNHGFAVDADTLPANARATHISLFDGTLQGFELTDKPAFCFQGHPEASPGPHDIGYLFDRFTALMDAKRAGSSAAA, from the coding sequence GTGTTGCCGTCTTTTTCCCCCGCCATACTCGCGCTTGCCGACGGCACGGTCTTTCGTGGCTATTCGATCGGCGCACCCGGTCACACGATCGGCGAAGTCGTGTTCAACACCGCGATCACCGGCTATCAGGAGATCCTGACGGACCCGAGCTACGCGCGCCAGATCGTCACCCTCACGTATCCGCATATCGGCAACGTCGGTGTCAACGCTGAAGATGTCGAAGCGACGAAAGTCCATGCCGCCGGCCTGATCGTGCGCGATCTGCCGGTTCTCGCATCCAACTTCCGGATGGAGCGCACGCTCTCGCAGTATTTGCAAGATGAGGGTGTCGTCGCGATCGCCGGCATCGATACGCGCAAGCTGACGCGCGTGCTGCGCGACAAGGGCGCGCAAAGCGGCTGCATTCTCGCGGGCAGCGACGACGAGGCCAAGGCCATCGAACTCGCACGCTCGTTCCCGGGGCTCGCCGGGATGGATCTCGCGAAGGTCGTGTCGACCACGAAGCCGTTTGAATGGACCCAGACCGAATGGCGCCTGGGCGAAGGCTACGGCGCGCAACGCACGCCGAAGTATCGCGTCGTGGCGTTCGACTATGGCGTCAAGCACAACATCCTGCGCATGCTGGCCGAGCGCGGCTGCCATGTGACGGTGCTGCCGGCTCAGGCGAGCGCGGCCGAAGCGCTGGCGCTCAATCCGGATGGCGTGTTCCTGTCGAACGGCCCCGGCGATCCGGAGCCGTGCGATTACGCGATTGCCGCGACCAAGACGTTCATCGAACGCGGCGTGCCGACGTTCGGCATCTGCCTGGGTCACCAGATCATGGGTCTGGCGGTCGGCGCGAAGACGATGAAGATGAAGACCGGCCACCACGGCGCCAATCACCCGGTGAAGGATTTGACCGATGGGCGTGTTGTGATCACGTCGCAGAACCACGGCTTCGCGGTCGATGCCGACACGCTGCCCGCCAACGCGCGCGCGACGCACATCTCGCTCTTCGACGGCACGCTGCAAGGCTTCGAATTGACCGACAAGCCGGCGTTCTGCTTCCAGGGGCACCCGGAGGCATCGCCTGGTCCGCACGACATCGGCTATCTGTTCGACCGCTTCACGGCGTTGATGGACGCGAAGCGGGCCGGCAGCAGCGCAGCGGCGTAA
- a CDS encoding transglycosylase SLT domain-containing protein translates to MRFIFSTLLVLMLAACASQGPTASNSTAAPDPQAVSDTLRKTAAANETIDVDNSSVDQLKTQDADLWGRIRRGFQIPDLQSDLVDMQANWYAQRPDYVQRMTERSQKYLYHIVEELEARNMPTELALLPFIESAYNPQALSVAKAAGMWQFVPGTGKTYNLKQNMWQDERRDVLASTSAALDYLSRLHDMFGDWYLALAAYNWGEGNVQRAIARNQAAGLPTDYQSLRLPNETRNYVPKLQAVKNIVMNPQQYGLSLPDIPNHPYFVTVTTSHDIDVTTAAKLANMTTDEFRSLNPSFSKPVILGATQPQILLPFDNASAFERNLKSYSGQLSSWTTYTVDARTTPAALAEKIGVDADTLMSVNKIPAGMRLKSGSTLVVPRADDDDEDISADVAESAVLAMEPDVPDTRKMLIRVRRKQPMSALASRYGVSIGQLKGWNKTKRDVVMPGQVIVLHVPVGKAMPAEPGPQKIAVAMPAGGRIEKVDAQVSDSKNNSRYDSKKGRGKATAKAVKVDEQAGKSKSSKAGGSSSSTNKASKAAASRPKIAAGTQKQKQE, encoded by the coding sequence ATGCGATTTATTTTCAGTACGCTATTGGTCTTGATGCTCGCCGCGTGCGCGAGCCAGGGCCCAACAGCGTCCAATTCAACAGCCGCCCCCGATCCGCAAGCCGTATCCGACACCCTCCGCAAGACCGCCGCCGCCAACGAAACCATCGATGTCGACAATAGCTCGGTTGACCAGCTGAAGACTCAAGACGCTGATCTTTGGGGCCGCATCCGTCGTGGTTTTCAGATTCCCGATCTGCAAAGCGATCTCGTCGACATGCAGGCCAACTGGTATGCGCAGCGCCCGGACTACGTCCAGCGCATGACGGAGCGCTCGCAAAAGTATCTGTATCACATCGTCGAAGAGCTCGAGGCGCGGAACATGCCGACCGAGCTCGCGCTTTTGCCGTTCATCGAATCCGCGTATAACCCGCAGGCGCTGTCGGTCGCGAAGGCCGCGGGGATGTGGCAGTTCGTGCCGGGCACCGGCAAGACCTATAACCTCAAGCAGAACATGTGGCAGGACGAGCGCCGCGATGTGCTCGCGTCGACGAGCGCCGCGCTCGATTACCTGTCCCGTCTGCACGATATGTTCGGCGACTGGTATCTGGCGCTCGCCGCGTACAACTGGGGCGAGGGCAACGTGCAGCGCGCGATCGCCCGTAACCAGGCGGCCGGCTTGCCGACCGACTACCAAAGCCTGCGCTTGCCGAACGAGACGCGCAACTACGTGCCGAAGCTGCAGGCGGTCAAGAACATCGTGATGAATCCGCAGCAGTATGGCTTGTCGCTGCCGGATATCCCGAACCACCCTTATTTCGTGACGGTGACGACCTCGCACGACATCGACGTGACGACGGCCGCGAAGCTCGCGAATATGACGACCGACGAGTTCCGCTCGCTCAATCCGTCGTTCTCGAAGCCCGTTATTCTCGGCGCCACCCAGCCGCAGATCCTGCTGCCGTTCGATAACGCGAGCGCCTTCGAGCGCAATCTGAAGTCGTACTCCGGCCAACTGTCGTCGTGGACCACTTACACGGTGGACGCGCGCACGACGCCCGCGGCGCTTGCCGAGAAGATCGGCGTCGACGCGGACACGCTGATGTCGGTGAACAAGATCCCGGCGGGTATGCGTCTGAAATCGGGCTCGACGCTCGTCGTGCCGCGCGCCGACGATGACGACGAAGACATCAGTGCCGACGTTGCCGAAAGCGCCGTGCTCGCGATGGAGCCGGACGTTCCCGATACGCGCAAGATGCTGATCCGCGTTCGCCGCAAGCAGCCGATGTCGGCGCTGGCGAGCCGCTATGGCGTATCGATCGGGCAATTGAAGGGCTGGAACAAGACGAAGCGCGATGTCGTGATGCCGGGTCAGGTGATCGTCCTGCACGTGCCGGTCGGCAAGGCCATGCCCGCCGAGCCCGGTCCGCAGAAGATCGCCGTTGCGATGCCGGCCGGCGGCCGCATCGAAAAGGTCGATGCGCAGGTTTCGGACTCGAAGAACAATTCGCGCTACGATAGCAAGAAGGGTCGGGGTAAGGCGACGGCCAAGGCCGTCAAGGTGGACGAACAGGCCGGCAAGTCGAAGTCGTCGAAAGCCGGCGGTTCGTCGAGCTCGACCAACAAGGCGTCGAAGGCTGCAGCTAGCCGCCCGAAGATTGCGGCCGGGACGCAGAAGCAGAAGCAAGAATAA
- the gloB gene encoding hydroxyacylglutathione hydrolase, whose amino-acid sequence MKSLEYVPVPAFEDNYIWLVSDGRDAFAVDPGEAAPVRAYLAKRGWRLTAILLTHHHQDHVGGVAELLRTQPASQPLAVYGPAGEAIDHLTERLRGGDRVRTESPAAEFEVLDVPGHTSGHIAYFQAADSHGTPHVFCGDTLFACGCGRLFEGTPNQMLASLDALAALPGATEVHCAHEYTLSNIKFALACEPDNTDLHAWREEALARRARNEPTLPTTIAHERAVNPFLRADVAAVQSTLAEQLHETVPDRLTSFTLMREWKNRFR is encoded by the coding sequence ATGAAATCGCTGGAATACGTGCCGGTGCCGGCATTTGAAGACAACTATATCTGGCTCGTCTCCGACGGGCGCGACGCGTTTGCCGTCGACCCGGGGGAGGCCGCTCCGGTCCGCGCGTATCTGGCGAAGCGAGGCTGGCGACTGACCGCTATTTTACTCACCCACCATCATCAGGACCACGTCGGCGGAGTGGCCGAGTTGCTGCGCACTCAGCCCGCGTCGCAGCCGTTGGCCGTGTATGGTCCGGCGGGCGAGGCGATCGACCACCTGACAGAGCGCCTGCGCGGCGGTGACCGCGTGCGGACGGAATCCCCCGCCGCCGAATTCGAGGTGCTCGACGTTCCGGGCCATACGAGCGGCCACATCGCATACTTCCAGGCTGCCGATTCGCACGGCACGCCGCACGTGTTTTGTGGTGACACGCTGTTCGCCTGCGGCTGCGGTCGGCTGTTCGAGGGCACGCCGAATCAAATGCTCGCGTCGCTCGACGCGCTCGCGGCACTCCCCGGCGCAACCGAAGTGCATTGTGCGCACGAATACACACTGTCGAACATTAAGTTCGCGCTCGCGTGCGAACCGGACAATACTGACCTGCATGCGTGGCGCGAAGAAGCGCTCGCGCGCCGCGCGCGCAACGAGCCGACTTTGCCGACCACGATCGCTCACGAGCGCGCCGTCAACCCGTTCCTGCGGGCGGACGTCGCCGCAGTCCAGAGCACGCTTGCCGAGCAATTGCATGAAACGGTGCCGGATCGGCTGACCTCGTTCACGCTGATGCGCGAATGGAAAAACCGATTCCGCTGA
- a CDS encoding class I SAM-dependent methyltransferase has protein sequence MPDRSIIDWPAWTDSPPGRYVLAWEQAQLDRVVSNVFGYHALQLGLPQLDALRENRMPCRGLVLDAASGASAPYEYPRANSLTGDGESATPSDRHAPDGRATVWCDLLDLPFEAQSVDLIVMPHTLEFTSDPHRLLREAERVLMPEGQLIILGFNSLSLWGARQSFGKMAGRPFVPAAHDLIAFTRLKDWIKLLGFELERGRFGCYRPPLATDKWLTRYAFMEAAGDRWWPIFGASYMVTAIKRVRGMHLVGAVKVKKPVLAPGLTPAATQKTHTTRNYDT, from the coding sequence ATGCCTGATCGATCGATTATAGACTGGCCCGCCTGGACCGATTCACCCCCTGGACGCTACGTGCTCGCGTGGGAGCAGGCCCAGCTGGACCGGGTCGTGTCCAACGTCTTCGGCTATCACGCGCTGCAGCTCGGGCTGCCCCAGCTCGACGCGCTGCGCGAAAACCGGATGCCGTGCCGCGGCCTGGTCCTCGACGCCGCCAGCGGCGCGAGCGCACCGTACGAGTACCCGCGCGCGAATTCGCTCACGGGCGACGGCGAGTCGGCCACGCCCAGTGACCGTCACGCGCCCGACGGCCGCGCGACCGTCTGGTGCGACCTGCTCGATCTGCCGTTCGAAGCGCAGAGCGTCGATCTGATCGTGATGCCGCACACGCTCGAATTCACGAGCGATCCGCACCGCCTGCTGCGCGAAGCCGAGCGCGTGCTGATGCCCGAAGGCCAACTGATCATCCTCGGTTTCAATTCACTGAGCCTGTGGGGCGCGCGGCAATCGTTCGGCAAGATGGCGGGGCGCCCTTTCGTTCCCGCAGCCCACGATTTGATCGCGTTCACGCGGCTCAAGGACTGGATCAAGCTGCTCGGCTTCGAACTTGAACGCGGACGCTTCGGCTGCTATCGTCCGCCCCTCGCCACCGACAAGTGGCTCACGCGCTATGCGTTCATGGAAGCCGCCGGCGACCGCTGGTGGCCGATTTTCGGCGCGTCCTACATGGTCACCGCGATCAAGCGCGTGCGCGGCATGCACCTCGTGGGCGCGGTGAAAGTGAAGAAACCGGTCTTGGCGCCGGGCCTCACGCCCGCGGCCACACAGAAAACCCATACCACCCGGAACTATGACACCTGA
- the rnhA gene encoding ribonuclease HI: protein MTPEFIEIFTDGACKGNPGPGGWGALLRFGAQEKELFGGEASTTNNRMELMAVIAALEALKRPCKAIVHTDSQYVQKGISEWIHGWKKKNWMTAAKTPVKNADLWKRLDALVVQHEIEWRWVKGHAGHPENERADALANRGVATLAES, encoded by the coding sequence ATGACACCTGAGTTCATCGAAATCTTCACGGACGGCGCCTGCAAGGGCAATCCCGGCCCTGGCGGCTGGGGCGCGCTGTTGCGCTTTGGCGCGCAGGAAAAAGAACTCTTCGGCGGCGAAGCGTCGACGACCAACAACCGGATGGAGCTGATGGCGGTGATCGCCGCCCTCGAAGCGCTGAAGCGCCCGTGCAAGGCGATCGTCCACACCGATTCGCAATATGTGCAAAAGGGCATCAGCGAGTGGATCCACGGTTGGAAGAAAAAGAACTGGATGACCGCGGCAAAAACCCCGGTGAAGAACGCCGACTTGTGGAAGCGGCTCGACGCGCTCGTGGTTCAACACGAGATCGAATGGCGCTGGGTCAAGGGCCATGCGGGACACCCCGAGAACGAGCGCGCCGACGCGCTCGCGAATCGCGGCGTGGCCACGCTCGCCGAGAGCTGA
- the dnaQ gene encoding DNA polymerase III subunit epsilon yields MRQIVLDTETTGLNARTGDRIIEIGGVELMNRRLTGNNLHFYINPERDSDPGALAVHGLTTEFLSDKPKFAEIADQLRDFLGDAELIIHNAPFDLGFLDAEFALLGLPPFTESCGEVIDTLVRAKSMFPGKRNSLDALCDRFGISNAHRTLHGALLDSELLAEVYLAMTRGQESLVIDMLGEATAEGGEAGPRVAFESLALPVVAASEDELSAHQAVLDDLDKALKGTSVWRREPAPAEPADAT; encoded by the coding sequence ATGCGCCAAATCGTTCTCGACACTGAAACCACCGGCCTCAATGCGCGCACGGGCGACCGCATCATCGAAATCGGCGGCGTCGAACTCATGAACCGCCGGCTGACCGGCAACAACCTGCACTTCTATATCAACCCGGAACGCGACAGCGACCCGGGCGCGCTTGCCGTCCACGGGCTGACGACCGAATTCCTGAGCGACAAGCCCAAGTTCGCCGAGATCGCCGATCAACTGCGCGACTTCCTCGGTGACGCCGAGCTCATTATTCACAACGCGCCATTCGACCTTGGCTTTCTCGATGCCGAATTCGCGCTGCTCGGCCTGCCGCCGTTCACTGAGTCCTGCGGCGAGGTGATCGATACGCTCGTGCGCGCGAAGTCGATGTTCCCGGGCAAGCGCAATTCGCTCGACGCGCTGTGCGACCGCTTCGGCATCAGCAACGCGCACCGCACGCTGCACGGCGCACTGCTCGACTCCGAGCTGCTCGCGGAGGTGTATCTGGCGATGACGCGCGGCCAGGAAAGCCTCGTCATCGATATGCTCGGCGAGGCGACGGCGGAAGGCGGCGAAGCTGGGCCGCGCGTCGCGTTCGAGTCGCTCGCGCTGCCGGTGGTGGCGGCCAGCGAAGACGAGCTGTCGGCGCATCAGGCCGTGCTCGACGATCTCGACAAAGCGCTCAAGGGGACGAGCGTCTGGCGTCGCGAACCCGCTCCGGCGGAGCCAGCGGACGCGACTTAA
- a CDS encoding aldo/keto reductase gives MRYNRLGRTGLFVSELCLGTMTFGGGTGIWDQIGNVQQEDADRLIGRALDAGINFIDTADVYSAGLSEEITGQALKNLRVPRENVVIATKVFGVTGSTPNTLGASRYHIMDGIKASLRRLQLDHIDLYQIHGFDPATPIEETVRALDTLVQQGHVRYVGVSNWAAWQIVKALGIAERGGLARFESLQAYYTLAGRDLERELVPMMKSEGLGLMVWSPLAGGLLSGKYGRQTQAETGSRRTTFDFPPVDRERAYDCIDAMRTIAEARGVSVAQIALAWLLHQEAVTTIIVGAKRIEQLDDNLAATQIELTADELARLDDVSRLPAEYPGWMLARQGEARRNQLQAARRRTSE, from the coding sequence ATGCGTTACAACCGACTCGGCCGCACAGGCCTTTTCGTTTCGGAACTTTGCCTCGGCACGATGACCTTCGGCGGAGGCACCGGTATCTGGGATCAGATCGGCAACGTGCAGCAGGAAGACGCCGACCGATTGATCGGCCGCGCGCTCGATGCCGGAATCAATTTCATCGATACGGCCGATGTCTATTCGGCCGGGCTGTCCGAAGAGATCACGGGGCAGGCGCTGAAAAACCTGCGCGTGCCGCGCGAGAACGTCGTGATCGCCACCAAGGTGTTCGGAGTGACCGGGAGCACGCCCAACACGCTCGGCGCCTCGCGCTATCACATCATGGACGGGATCAAGGCGAGTCTGCGCCGCCTGCAGCTCGATCACATCGACCTGTACCAGATCCACGGCTTCGATCCCGCGACACCGATCGAGGAGACGGTCCGAGCGCTCGACACGCTCGTGCAGCAGGGCCATGTGCGCTATGTCGGCGTGTCGAACTGGGCCGCCTGGCAGATCGTCAAGGCGCTGGGTATCGCCGAACGCGGCGGGCTCGCGCGCTTCGAATCGCTGCAGGCGTATTACACGCTCGCGGGCCGCGATCTCGAGCGCGAGCTCGTGCCGATGATGAAGAGCGAGGGACTCGGGCTCATGGTCTGGAGCCCGCTCGCGGGCGGGCTGCTGTCGGGCAAGTACGGACGGCAAACGCAGGCGGAAACCGGCAGCCGGCGCACGACGTTCGATTTTCCGCCGGTCGATCGCGAGCGCGCGTATGACTGCATCGATGCGATGCGGACGATCGCCGAGGCGCGCGGGGTATCGGTCGCGCAGATCGCGCTCGCGTGGCTGCTTCATCAGGAAGCGGTGACGACGATCATCGTCGGCGCGAAGCGCATCGAGCAGCTCGACGACAACCTCGCCGCCACGCAGATCGAACTCACCGCCGACGAACTCGCCCGGCTCGACGACGTCAGCCGGCTGCCGGCCGAGTATCCCGGCTGGATGCTCGCGCGCCAGGGCGAAGCGCGCCGCAACCAGCTGCAAGCGGCTCGCCGGCGGACGAGCGAATAA
- a CDS encoding PadR family transcriptional regulator, with product MRHTHHARYLWDREPMFADAFSFRAFWHAIGRHSHGRGGGGGYWGGRGGFDGDNEGLPRGRKFTGDDLQLLLLALIAEAPRHGYELIKALEARSNGFYAPSPGMVYPALTYLEELGYVTVQVEGNRKRYALAEPGREHLAENRERVDMMLAKLAHIAHRMDSVRRAYAGEEAGDAEPGGWLPELYEAKKALKRALFRHANASTAEQQRIAAILLRAAAEIEGGAGKPAGDPGTGETV from the coding sequence ATGCGTCACACTCACCACGCTCGTTACCTTTGGGATCGCGAACCGATGTTCGCGGACGCCTTCTCCTTCCGCGCGTTCTGGCACGCGATCGGCCGCCACTCTCACGGGCGCGGCGGCGGTGGCGGCTACTGGGGCGGCCGCGGCGGCTTCGACGGCGATAACGAGGGCCTGCCACGCGGCCGCAAATTCACCGGCGACGATCTGCAACTGCTGCTCCTCGCGCTGATCGCCGAAGCGCCGCGCCACGGCTACGAGCTGATCAAGGCGCTCGAAGCGCGCTCGAACGGCTTCTACGCGCCGAGCCCCGGCATGGTCTATCCGGCGCTGACGTATCTCGAAGAGCTCGGCTACGTGACGGTCCAGGTCGAAGGCAACCGCAAGCGCTATGCACTCGCCGAGCCGGGCCGCGAGCATCTGGCCGAGAATCGCGAACGCGTCGACATGATGCTCGCGAAGCTCGCGCACATCGCCCACCGGATGGATTCCGTGCGGCGCGCCTATGCAGGCGAAGAAGCCGGCGACGCCGAGCCGGGCGGCTGGCTGCCTGAACTCTACGAAGCGAAGAAGGCGCTCAAGCGCGCGTTGTTCCGCCACGCGAACGCATCCACGGCCGAACAGCAGCGCATCGCCGCGATTCTCTTGCGCGCCGCGGCCGAAATCGAAGGCGGCGCAGGCAAGCCCGCCGGCGACCCGGGCACCGGCGAAACCGTTTGA
- a CDS encoding TetR/AcrR family transcriptional regulator, protein MSTNLWLAANQTMPRETSPREGLLQSQLAKNDAATQALPFSEPGVDSGKRALTVRGRNAVARILKCATDMFVAEGYGGMSMRKVASSAGIALSNLQHYFPTLEALFVALMRQAISEYSDTYDSVRHDPSLTPEERLEKVVRLLIEDDKQPRTQSLFINMWALAQTHDFARQIMEEAYIYQRRWIRGFVEAVNPDLPTLELSCRAALITCQIEGLLVLIPQRNRFPSDIRGIEDEAVRAIMALARAESSRGTTTRGKSLKSVERNPTFPASGG, encoded by the coding sequence ATGTCGACAAATTTGTGGCTCGCGGCCAATCAGACCATGCCCAGAGAAACTTCCCCTCGCGAAGGCCTGTTGCAGAGCCAACTCGCGAAAAACGATGCAGCGACTCAAGCCCTTCCGTTTTCCGAACCAGGCGTCGATTCCGGCAAGCGTGCATTGACGGTACGCGGGCGCAATGCGGTCGCCCGAATACTGAAATGCGCGACCGATATGTTCGTCGCCGAAGGGTACGGCGGAATGAGCATGCGCAAGGTCGCATCAAGTGCCGGTATAGCTCTGTCGAACCTTCAACATTACTTCCCTACTCTCGAGGCGTTGTTCGTTGCGCTCATGAGGCAGGCGATATCGGAGTATTCCGATACATATGACAGCGTTAGACATGATCCGTCACTCACGCCGGAGGAACGTTTGGAAAAGGTCGTCCGGCTGCTGATCGAGGACGACAAGCAGCCAAGGACCCAGAGCCTATTCATTAACATGTGGGCGTTGGCGCAGACTCACGATTTCGCGCGACAAATTATGGAGGAAGCCTACATTTACCAACGACGCTGGATTCGTGGCTTTGTTGAGGCAGTCAACCCCGATTTGCCCACATTGGAACTTTCATGCCGGGCGGCACTGATCACTTGTCAGATTGAAGGTTTGTTGGTCTTGATCCCGCAACGCAATCGATTTCCGTCAGACATCAGGGGAATTGAGGACGAGGCAGTGCGCGCCATTATGGCTCTCGCTCGTGCGGAAAGTTCGCGAGGAACCACTACACGAGGCAAGTCTCTCAAATCTGTCGAGAGGAATCCAACATTCCCCGCTTCCGGAGGCTGA
- a CDS encoding CPCC family cysteine-rich protein, protein MAQENRSISENDLVVPTRDVEAQKIGEMSTLRVRAGTVGTVVLVHSSLGLVAAYEVEFPLGAGQSALATIPNSDLQRCMPGYRRVCECCGHRTLRDLCPGSYEICPVCFWEDDLIQTRDPDFSGGANRPSLSEARRNYEMIGACEERALPHVRRPADDEVDWARQV, encoded by the coding sequence ATGGCTCAAGAGAATCGATCAATCTCGGAAAATGACCTGGTTGTCCCTACCCGGGATGTAGAAGCGCAAAAGATCGGCGAGATGTCGACACTGCGCGTGAGGGCAGGAACTGTAGGAACGGTCGTGCTCGTCCATTCAAGTCTCGGATTGGTTGCCGCTTATGAAGTCGAATTCCCGCTTGGGGCAGGCCAATCGGCGCTGGCGACTATTCCAAACTCTGACTTGCAGCGATGTATGCCAGGCTACCGTAGAGTGTGTGAGTGTTGTGGCCACCGTACCCTTCGCGATCTCTGTCCTGGATCATACGAAATCTGCCCGGTCTGCTTCTGGGAGGATGACTTGATTCAAACACGCGATCCTGATTTCTCTGGCGGGGCAAATCGACCGTCTCTCTCGGAGGCTCGCCGCAATTACGAAATGATCGGTGCGTGTGAGGAAAGAGCATTACCGCATGTTCGAAGACCGGCGGACGATGAGGTAGATTGGGCTCGGCAAGTGTAG